A window of the Thermoanaerobaculia bacterium genome harbors these coding sequences:
- a CDS encoding TPM domain-containing protein, translating to MKSLLDAGDHEKIIRAISDAEAKSSGQIRVHLHHRAVKDPIEAGRKVFEKLGMTATAEKNGVLIFVAPRSHNFAILGDSGIHEKCGDDFWRDAAAAMSEHFRKGDFAGGIVATVDTAGAALAAHFPRGERSVNELPDEIDEK from the coding sequence ATGAAGAGCCTGCTCGATGCCGGAGACCACGAGAAGATCATCCGGGCGATCTCGGACGCCGAGGCGAAGAGCTCCGGACAGATCCGCGTGCATCTCCATCACCGGGCCGTGAAGGATCCGATCGAGGCGGGACGAAAGGTGTTCGAGAAGCTCGGCATGACCGCGACCGCCGAGAAGAACGGCGTGCTCATCTTCGTGGCTCCGCGCTCCCACAACTTCGCGATTCTCGGCGACTCGGGAATCCACGAAAAATGCGGCGACGACTTCTGGCGCGACGCCGCCGCTGCGATGAGCGAACATTTCCGAAAGGGCGACTTCGCCGGAGGCATCGTCGCGACGGTCGACACGGCCGGCGCCGCCCTCGCCGCGCATTTCCCGCGCGGGGAACGCAGCGTCAACGAGCTCCCGGACGAGATCGACGAGAAATAG